In the Gossypium raimondii isolate GPD5lz chromosome 9, ASM2569854v1, whole genome shotgun sequence genome, one interval contains:
- the LOC105799044 gene encoding germin-like protein subfamily 3 member 1 has protein sequence MLHIFLLFSLIFTSTNVLAQDFCVANTASGIVTPSGYPCIMEANVTSDDFAFSGLGAPGNTSNIISAAVTPAFVGQYPAVNGLGLSAARLDLAPGGVIPMHTHPGANELLYVVHGHITCGFISSANKVYLKTLKRGDVMVFPQGLLHFQINAAGKRPSLAIVTFSSPNPGLQILDFALFANDLPSSLLEKSTFLDDAQVKKLKGVLGGTG, from the coding sequence atgcTTCACATTTTCCTCCTTTTCTCCCTTATCTTCACTTCCACCAATGTCCTCGCCCAGGACTTTTGTGTTGCGAACACGGCTTCGGGAATTGTTACCCCATCAGGTTACCCTTGCATAATGGAAGCAAATGTAACCTCCGACGACTTCGCTTTTTCGGGTCTCGGTGCCCCAGGTAATACGTCGAACATCATAAGTGCAGCTGTGACACCAGCATTCGTTGGTCAATATCCAGCCGTCAACGGACTAGGCCTGTCCGCCGCAAGGCTGGACTTGGCTCCGGGTGGTGTAATCCCAATGCACACTCACCCTGGTGCCAACGAGCTCCTTTACGTGGTCCATGGTCACATCACTTGTGGGTTCATTTCATCGGCTAATAAAGTTTACTTGAAGACCTTGAAAAGAGGTGATGTCATGGTTTTCCCTCAAGGGTTATTGCATTTTCAGATCAATGCCGCCGGCAAACGACCGTCGCTCGCCATTGTTACCTTCAGTAGCCCCAATCCCGGACTTCAAATCCTTGATTTCGCGTTGTTTGCTAATGATTTGCCGTCGTCTTTGTTGGAGAAATCAACGTTCCTTGATGATGCTCAAGTTAAGAAGCTTAAGGGTGTTCTTGGTGGAACTGGTTAA